The DNA region AGCTGTTAAAAAGTTAATAAAAAAGACAAAAAAACTTATTTAAAAGCTTTAAAATTTTGTCTTAATGCTTCATATGCAACAATAGATACAGAGTTTGCTAAATTTAGGCTTCTTGCTTCATTTGTCATAGGGATTGTAATGCAACCTTTTTCATTTTTAGTAAGTAAACTTTCTGGTAAACCAGCATCCTCTCTTCCAAAGTAGAAGTAGTCACCCTCTTTAAACTCTTGATCAAAGTAAACTTTTTTTGTTTTTGTTGTTGCAAAAAAATGTCTATTACTTAATGGATTCTTTTGCCAAAACTCCTCAATATTTTCATACTCATAAACTTCTAAATCATACCAATAATCAAGCCCTGCTCTTCTTACTTGTTTTTCAGTAATATCACCAAAACCATAAGGTTTTATCAAATGTAACTTACAATTTAATGCAAAAGCTAATCTTCCTATTGTACCGACATTTCCTGGAATTCTTGGTTCATGTAAAACTATATTAAACATTATAATTTATTCCTAATTATTTTAATAACTTTGAAACTTCTTCAAAAGTAGTATTTTCTTTTAATAGAAGTTCACCTTTTAAATTCATAAGATTACATACTCCTCCACGATAGAAAAAATGTTCACCATCTTTTATTTTTTTTATGCCATTATTACATACAATTGCTTTTTTGTTATAAAATCTTGTCGCATAAAAAAAGTTTGTAGGAAGTATTATTTTTAAGTCTTTATTTACATATGAAATTTTATTATTGATAATTACTCTTGCTAACTTATTTTCATCAAAATAATCACATCCATTATCAAATGGAACAGCTTGAAAAGAAGTTCCATTTTTATGATAATAGTAAGTTTTTTTTGATACATAAATACAAGTTAAATTATCATAAAATTTTATATTTGACTTATGATATTGTTTTATTTGAAGCTTTTGATTTTTGTCTATTTTTGCACAATCATTAAAAGCTGTTAATAATTCATCATCTTTAATACTAGAATATAAGCATTTTTCCCATGCATAAATATTAGAAAAGAAAAATAATAAAACTAGTATTATTCGTATCATAAAACTACTGTTTTATTTTTATGTACAAATACCTTATCATCAAGCAGTAATTGAAAAGCATTATATAAAACAACTTTTTCTACATTTCTTCCTGCATTTCTCATCTCTTGCCATGAATAAGTATGATCAACTCTTACAACATCTTGTGCAATAATTGGACCTTCATCTAAATCATCAGTAACATAATGTGCTGTTGCACCAATAATTTTCACTCCTCTTTCATATGCTTGTTTATATGGGTTTGCACCAATAAATGCTGGTAAAAAAGAGTGATGAATATTTAAAACTTTTTTAGGAAATGTTTTTACAAAATTTGGAGTTAATATTCTCATATATTTTGCAAGAACAATAAGTTCAGGATCAAACTCTTGAATCTTTTCAATAAGTTTAACTTCATGTTCTTCTCTATTTAAACCCTCTGCACTAATACAATAAAAAGGTATTCCAAATTTTTCTACTAAATCACCTAAATGCTCATGATTTGCAATAACTGCTTTTATATTTGCATTTAAGTCTCCATCAAAATATCTAATAAGTAAATCACCTAAAACATGTGATTCTTTTGTAGCTAAAATAACTACATCTTTATTTTCTTTTTCATTTAATTTTATCGTAGAATTTAAAGGTAAAACCTCTTGTAATTCTTTTAAAAGAATTGTTTTTTTTACATCTCCAGTAATTACAGTTCTCATAAAAAATTTTTTAGTTTCTGGGTCAACGTATTCTGAGTTTTGTTCTATATTTAAGTGATTTGCAAAAAGAACTTTTGAGATATTGTAAACAAGTCCTTTATCATCTGTAGTATCTATTAAAAGTATGTACTCTTTCATCATCGTCCTAGTATTATTCTCATTTTTTGTGATGAGAATAATACCATTTTCTTGATTAATAGATAATTGAAATTATACCATTGTTGCTAATTTTTGTCTATATGCTTCTAAATCAAAATCTTTAATTCTTGCAACACCAGTTTCTACTGCTGCATTTGCTACGGCTGATGATACTTCAACCATAAGTCTTTTATCAAAAGGAATTGGAATAATATATTCTCTTCCATAAGATAAATCACCAAAAGATTCTTTTAATTCAGGAGTTAAAGGCTGTTTTGCTAAATCAGCAATTGCTCTAGCTGCTGCCATTTTCATAGTCATATTAATTTTTCTAGTTTGTACATCTAATGCACCTCTAAAAATAAAAGGGAAACCAAGAACATTATTTACTTGATTAGGGAAGTCACTTCTTCCTGTACCTACTATCGCTTTAGGTTTAACTTCTCTTACATCTTCAGGAAAGATTTCAGGAGTTGGATTTGCTAATGCAAAAATAATAGGCTCTTCACTCATAAGTGCTATATGCTCTTTTGTGAATGTACCAGGTCTTGAAAGTCCAAGAACCATGTCAGCATCAGTAAAAGCTTCTTCCATAGTTAAAGCTTCATCAATCATAAAATCTTTTTTATATTTATTTAAATCTTTTCTACCTTTATGAATAACTCCTTTAGAATCACACATAATTAAGTTTTTAACTCCAAGTTCTTTATACATTGTAGAACAAGCAGTGGCGGAAGCACCAGCACCTACAACTACAACTTTCATATCTTCAATCTTTTTCCCCATCATTTCACTTGCATTTATAAGACCTGCACTTGTAATAATTGCAGTTCCATGTTGATCATCATGCATAACTGGGATGTTTAATTCCTCAATTAATCTTCTCTCAATTTCAAAACATTCAGGTGATTTAATATCCTCTAAATTAATTCCACCAAATGTAGGTGCGATTGCTTTTACAGCTTCACAAAACTTATCAATATCTTTTGCATCAATTTCAATATCAAAAGAATCAACAGCTGCGAATTTTTTAAATAATACAGCTTTACCTTCCATTACTGGTTTAGATGCTAATGCACCAATATCTCCTAGGCCTAATACAGCTGTACCATTTGAAATAACTGCTACTAGATTTCTTTTTGCAGTATATTCATATGCTAATTCTGGCTCTCTTCGTATCTCTTCACAAGGGTGCGCAACACCTGGTGAATAAGCCATAGATAAGTCTCTTTGTGAATTTAATTCAGTAGTTGTTGCAATTGCAACTTTTCCTGGATTTGGACTTCTGTGATATTCTAAAGCTTCTTCTTTAGTAACTTTAACGCTCATCTCTCTAACCTTCCTCATTGATTTTGAAGCGCAATTGTAACAAATCGAAACTTAATTTTATAAAAATTTTATAAAAATTCTCTATTTTTTATGTACTTAAGTTTGTTTTTAATGAAATTATACATAAATATGACATATTAATTACATTAATTATAAATATAAGTCAATCTTTTAATTCTATAATTCCTGCAAATCTCCCTGTCTTTTTTGATTTTCTATAAGAAAAATAATCATCACCACAACATTTAGTACAATAATCTGATATTTTTATATCTTTTATACCTACATTATTTAGTTGCATTTTATTTATACCTTGTAAATCAATATTCCTATTATTTACAAACTGTTCTGAAAAAGAAGTTTTAACTATATTTACTAACTCTTCACTTACTTCATAACAACATTTTTGTATAGAAGGTCCTAAAATTGCTTTTATATCTTTTACTTCACAATTAAACTTTTTTATCATTTTTAAGGCAGTTTTTGAAGCTATATTTAAAAATGTAGAATTTCTACCTGCATGAATAGTTGCAATAACTTCTCGTTTTTCATCATACAATAGTATAGGAATACAATCAGCAACCATCACCATAATAGGTA from Malaciobacter molluscorum LMG 25693 includes:
- a CDS encoding tRNA (cytidine(34)-2'-O)-methyltransferase, giving the protein MFNIVLHEPRIPGNVGTIGRLAFALNCKLHLIKPYGFGDITEKQVRRAGLDYWYDLEVYEYENIEEFWQKNPLSNRHFFATTKTKKVYFDQEFKEGDYFYFGREDAGLPESLLTKNEKGCITIPMTNEARSLNLANSVSIVAYEALRQNFKAFK
- the purU gene encoding formyltetrahydrofolate deformylase, yielding MKEYILLIDTTDDKGLVYNISKVLFANHLNIEQNSEYVDPETKKFFMRTVITGDVKKTILLKELQEVLPLNSTIKLNEKENKDVVILATKESHVLGDLLIRYFDGDLNANIKAVIANHEHLGDLVEKFGIPFYCISAEGLNREEHEVKLIEKIQEFDPELIVLAKYMRILTPNFVKTFPKKVLNIHHSFLPAFIGANPYKQAYERGVKIIGATAHYVTDDLDEGPIIAQDVVRVDHTYSWQEMRNAGRNVEKVVLYNAFQLLLDDKVFVHKNKTVVL
- a CDS encoding malic enzyme-like NAD(P)-binding protein; this translates as MSVKVTKEEALEYHRSPNPGKVAIATTTELNSQRDLSMAYSPGVAHPCEEIRREPELAYEYTAKRNLVAVISNGTAVLGLGDIGALASKPVMEGKAVLFKKFAAVDSFDIEIDAKDIDKFCEAVKAIAPTFGGINLEDIKSPECFEIERRLIEELNIPVMHDDQHGTAIITSAGLINASEMMGKKIEDMKVVVVGAGASATACSTMYKELGVKNLIMCDSKGVIHKGRKDLNKYKKDFMIDEALTMEEAFTDADMVLGLSRPGTFTKEHIALMSEEPIIFALANPTPEIFPEDVREVKPKAIVGTGRSDFPNQVNNVLGFPFIFRGALDVQTRKINMTMKMAAARAIADLAKQPLTPELKESFGDLSYGREYIIPIPFDKRLMVEVSSAVANAAVETGVARIKDFDLEAYRQKLATMV
- the pgeF gene encoding peptidoglycan editing factor PgeF, producing the protein MAILKVFTNKNDGNLAFHVGDKILNVEKNREKLKNKYSFSMENLRYMNQVHKDSIKIVNKNSGFLIDDCDALITNEKNLPIMVMVADCIPILLYDEKREVIATIHAGRNSTFLNIASKTALKMIKKFNCEVKDIKAILGPSIQKCCYEVSEELVNIVKTSFSEQFVNNRNIDLQGINKMQLNNVGIKDIKISDYCTKCCGDDYFSYRKSKKTGRFAGIIELKD